The proteins below are encoded in one region of Segatella copri:
- a CDS encoding agmatine deiminase family protein, with product MHQSTLPCDFALPAEWEPQSAIMLTWPHAGTDWKPYLPEITDTYLELADIITRYEQLLVATPDVPATRYQLKKKLSAEQMSRVLLYEVESNDTWVRDHGPLTMVLRRKQNTWMVPYRILDFKFNGWGEKFRWEKDNAITLQLYYQAAFNADIENHQGFVLEGGSIESDGKGTLFTTSQCLLAPHRNQPLDHDSIDHLLQTFFQLKRVVWLDHGNLIGDDTDGHIDTIVRVAPHDTLLYVGCDNPEDEQYEDFQALEKQLKDLFTWEGYPYRLLKLPMPDPIYDEGDCLTTNPESEGDRLPATYANFLILNKAVIYPTYNQPEKDEEARKQIQLAFPDREIIGVDSQIIIRQHGSIHCITMQLPEGALRDSTFHI from the coding sequence ATGCATCAATCTACATTACCCTGCGATTTCGCACTCCCTGCCGAATGGGAGCCACAGAGCGCCATCATGCTCACCTGGCCACATGCCGGCACCGACTGGAAGCCGTATCTGCCTGAAATTACAGATACTTATCTCGAACTGGCAGATATCATCACGCGCTACGAGCAGCTGCTTGTGGCTACACCCGATGTGCCCGCCACCCGATACCAGCTCAAGAAAAAGCTCTCTGCCGAACAGATGAGCCGCGTGCTGCTCTACGAGGTAGAAAGCAATGATACCTGGGTGCGCGACCACGGACCCCTCACGATGGTGCTGCGCAGAAAGCAGAACACCTGGATGGTGCCTTACCGCATACTCGACTTCAAGTTCAACGGCTGGGGCGAAAAGTTCAGATGGGAGAAGGATAATGCCATCACCCTGCAACTATACTATCAGGCAGCCTTCAATGCCGATATAGAGAACCACCAGGGCTTCGTGCTCGAAGGAGGCAGCATCGAGAGTGACGGAAAGGGTACACTCTTCACCACTTCACAGTGCCTGCTGGCGCCTCACCGCAACCAGCCGCTCGACCACGACAGCATCGACCATCTGCTGCAGACTTTCTTCCAGCTCAAGAGAGTCGTCTGGCTGGATCACGGCAATCTGATAGGCGATGATACCGACGGCCATATCGACACCATCGTGAGAGTAGCTCCACACGACACCTTATTATATGTAGGCTGCGATAATCCGGAAGATGAGCAGTATGAAGACTTCCAGGCGTTGGAGAAGCAGCTCAAGGACCTCTTCACCTGGGAGGGATACCCTTACCGCTTGCTCAAACTGCCGATGCCCGACCCTATCTATGATGAGGGCGACTGCCTCACCACCAACCCTGAGAGCGAGGGCGACCGCCTGCCTGCCACCTATGCCAACTTCCTGATACTGAACAAGGCGGTGATTTATCCCACCTACAATCAGCCGGAAAAGGACGAGGAGGCACGCAAGCAGATTCAGCTCGCCTTCCCCGACCGCGAAATCATCGGCGTAGATTCGCAGATCATCATCCGCCAGCATGGCAGCATCCACTGCATCACCATGCAGTTGCCCGAGGGAGCCCTCAGAGACTCAACATTCCACATTTAA
- a CDS encoding carbon-nitrogen hydrolase produces the protein MNVGLLQLHNTADIANNKQRLAEGIIDLAHRGAELIVLQELHNSLYFCQVEDVDLFDLAEPIPGPSTDFYGKLAKDLGVVIVTSLFERRAPGLYHNTAVVMEKDGSIAGKYRKMHIPDDPAYYEKFYFTPGDLGFHPIQTSVGKLGVLVCWDQWYPEAARLMALQGAEILIYPTAIGYATYDTEEEQQRQREAWTTVMRGHAVANGLPVIAVNRVGFEPDPSGQTEGIQFWGSSFVAGSQGELYYRASDQEEESLVVDIDLKHSENVRRWWPFLRDRRIENYGDITRRFID, from the coding sequence ATGAACGTCGGTTTATTACAACTTCATAATACGGCAGATATCGCCAACAACAAGCAGCGCCTGGCAGAAGGCATCATCGACCTCGCCCATCGCGGCGCAGAGCTCATCGTGCTTCAGGAACTTCATAACTCCCTCTATTTCTGTCAGGTAGAGGATGTTGACCTCTTCGACCTGGCAGAGCCTATTCCGGGCCCTTCGACCGATTTCTACGGCAAGCTTGCCAAGGATCTCGGCGTTGTCATCGTCACCTCCCTCTTCGAGCGCCGCGCTCCGGGCCTCTACCACAATACGGCGGTAGTGATGGAGAAGGATGGAAGCATAGCCGGAAAATACCGCAAGATGCACATTCCCGACGATCCTGCCTACTACGAGAAGTTCTATTTCACTCCGGGCGACCTCGGTTTCCACCCTATCCAGACCTCTGTAGGCAAGCTCGGCGTGCTGGTTTGCTGGGACCAGTGGTATCCCGAAGCAGCCCGTCTGATGGCGCTGCAGGGAGCCGAAATACTCATCTATCCTACCGCCATCGGCTACGCTACCTATGATACCGAGGAAGAGCAGCAGCGCCAGCGCGAGGCGTGGACTACCGTGATGCGGGGCCATGCCGTAGCCAACGGATTGCCGGTCATTGCCGTAAACCGCGTAGGTTTCGAGCCTGATCCTAGCGGTCAGACCGAGGGCATCCAGTTCTGGGGCAGCAGTTTCGTAGCCGGTTCTCAGGGCGAGCTCTACTACCGTGCCAGCGATCAGGAAGAAGAGAGCCTGGTGGTAGATATCGACCTGAAGCACAGCGAGAATGTGCGCCGCTGGTGGCCATTCCTCCGCGACCGCCGCATCGAGAACTACGGAGATATTACCAGGCGATTTATCGATTAA
- a CDS encoding AEC family transporter: MENLEVMVILFIIVILGYVACKLGYMGDKFDKKLSSMVVDITCPLLVLSSVMGDELPDRTLILPLLGVGFLTYILLLVFGFWVPRLITRNHDDQGMIGFALMFANVGFIGYPIVSSIFGPKAIFYAALLNMPNTFFIFTAGVMLIKGEYSVKQFNPKVLFSPALLGAFVAALLVAFGVHTPDIIARPVTMVGNITVPAALMIIGSSMAKLPVKEIIGSPKVYLSSFLRLVVVPLSIYFLFKVCGVSDQVNDINTVVIAMPVASFGTMFCLKYGRNPSLITEMTFITTVDSIITIPLITLLFS; this comes from the coding sequence ATGGAGAATTTGGAAGTGATGGTGATACTTTTCATCATCGTGATTTTAGGTTACGTCGCCTGCAAGTTGGGATATATGGGCGACAAGTTTGACAAGAAGCTATCCAGCATGGTGGTAGATATCACCTGTCCCCTGCTGGTGCTCTCGTCAGTAATGGGCGATGAGCTGCCCGACCGCACGCTCATCCTTCCCCTCCTGGGCGTAGGTTTCCTTACCTACATCCTTTTGCTGGTATTCGGTTTCTGGGTGCCGCGTCTCATCACTCGCAATCATGATGACCAGGGCATGATAGGTTTTGCGCTGATGTTTGCCAACGTAGGTTTCATTGGCTACCCTATTGTTTCAAGCATATTCGGTCCGAAGGCCATTTTTTATGCCGCGCTGCTCAACATGCCGAACACCTTTTTTATTTTTACGGCAGGTGTCATGCTCATCAAGGGCGAATACAGCGTCAAGCAGTTCAATCCTAAGGTGCTGTTTTCTCCGGCTCTTCTTGGTGCCTTTGTTGCCGCCCTCCTGGTAGCCTTCGGGGTTCATACGCCCGATATCATTGCGCGTCCGGTAACGATGGTGGGCAACATAACGGTTCCGGCAGCCCTGATGATTATCGGTTCCTCGATGGCTAAGTTGCCGGTGAAGGAGATTATCGGCAGTCCTAAGGTATACCTCTCCTCGTTCTTGCGTCTTGTGGTAGTACCTCTGAGCATTTATTTCCTGTTCAAGGTATGTGGTGTAAGCGATCAGGTCAACGACATCAATACGGTTGTCATTGCGATGCCCGTAGCGAGTTTCGGCACGATGTTCTGTCTGAAATACGGCCGCAATCCTTCGCTCATCACCGAGATGACGTTCATCACCACGGTTGACAGCATCATTACCATCCCGCTCATCACCCTCCTCTTTTCGTAA
- a CDS encoding outer membrane beta-barrel family protein, giving the protein MKINNSTKKSLLIIALAMASTTYQTQAAPIEHIGDRYIMHIPEMELTGEESLLDVLMMCPEVISLDGNNIIGGDPFANLYGKFVIRIDNQEYGLDYATFLHHFKAREIETIKVCQNAEVMKGCSSLKKVIDITLRKKENGTTGRWGLFGDTYGGAKGIVSVISQQDKLRVLSHVEGNFQRTSSSDKDAYQGISGTTVNHYSHEGAKLNLLWTPTAKDVLEIDAMQTYTRNHFTHTPADYVRAYHLQADYTRTLADNGSSILFTLGAEHISDNGRTLEETHTAPYQNHSTYPFMVIEYATPVITPDLWITAGFEGGLSIEKNCVAGYTNHSNYQDFYAQLDYNIGKWGFMAGDRFRIINFRPKQIAPEEHWKHTTRNHIYSASAYYRFTPGHTLQATYCRRIFNPEFGDFVTAGDMEGSWQPVYTADIGNSMANVVELKHTYSRPAFVLSTSVKNIHQHLFSAIHDNTLGIGSTAFWHKGILRLTAGVNYFWQRSETPSEEAQQRNAEYNHFAVFKLAPQLTMSDGWRFTGNLIWCTRRRSDPYTPANLYAEVGVYKNLGKHWTLEGRFHDMASQHFGNRAATIGCTYYF; this is encoded by the coding sequence ATGAAGATAAACAACAGTACGAAGAAAAGCCTGCTCATCATCGCACTCGCGATGGCCAGCACTACTTACCAGACACAGGCCGCTCCGATAGAACATATCGGCGACAGATACATCATGCATATTCCAGAAATGGAACTCACAGGCGAAGAATCACTCCTCGATGTGCTCATGATGTGCCCGGAAGTCATCTCACTCGACGGCAACAACATCATCGGCGGAGATCCATTCGCCAACCTCTACGGCAAGTTCGTCATCCGTATCGACAACCAGGAATACGGACTCGATTACGCCACCTTCCTCCACCATTTCAAGGCTCGGGAGATAGAAACCATCAAGGTGTGCCAGAACGCCGAAGTGATGAAGGGATGCAGCAGTCTGAAGAAAGTCATCGACATCACACTGCGCAAGAAGGAGAACGGAACCACCGGCAGATGGGGACTCTTCGGTGATACCTACGGCGGCGCAAAAGGCATCGTCAGCGTCATCAGCCAGCAGGATAAACTCCGCGTGCTCAGTCATGTAGAAGGCAACTTCCAGCGCACCTCCAGCAGCGATAAGGACGCCTACCAGGGCATCTCAGGCACCACCGTGAACCACTACTCCCACGAGGGCGCCAAGCTCAATCTGCTCTGGACGCCTACCGCGAAGGATGTGCTCGAAATAGATGCGATGCAGACCTATACCCGCAACCATTTCACCCACACCCCGGCCGATTACGTGCGTGCCTATCATCTGCAGGCCGACTATACCCGCACGCTCGCCGACAACGGCTCCAGCATCCTCTTTACCCTCGGTGCCGAGCATATCAGCGACAACGGACGCACGCTGGAAGAAACCCATACTGCGCCCTACCAGAACCACTCCACCTACCCCTTCATGGTGATAGAATACGCCACTCCGGTCATCACCCCTGATCTCTGGATTACGGCAGGTTTCGAGGGCGGACTCTCCATCGAGAAGAACTGCGTCGCCGGTTACACCAACCATTCCAACTATCAGGATTTCTACGCCCAGCTGGATTACAACATCGGCAAGTGGGGATTCATGGCAGGCGACCGTTTCCGCATCATCAACTTCCGTCCTAAGCAGATTGCGCCGGAAGAGCACTGGAAGCATACCACGCGCAACCATATCTACTCGGCGAGCGCCTATTACCGCTTCACGCCGGGTCATACCCTGCAGGCTACCTACTGCCGCCGCATCTTCAATCCCGAGTTTGGCGATTTCGTAACCGCGGGCGATATGGAGGGCTCCTGGCAGCCGGTTTATACCGCCGATATCGGCAACAGCATGGCGAATGTGGTAGAGCTCAAGCATACCTACAGCCGCCCAGCCTTCGTGCTCAGCACCTCGGTGAAGAACATCCACCAGCACCTGTTCAGTGCCATCCACGACAATACGCTCGGCATCGGCTCCACCGCCTTCTGGCACAAGGGCATCCTTCGCCTCACAGCCGGAGTCAACTACTTCTGGCAGCGCAGCGAAACCCCTTCAGAGGAGGCTCAGCAGCGCAATGCGGAGTATAATCATTTTGCCGTGTTCAAGTTGGCACCGCAGCTCACAATGTCCGATGGCTGGCGCTTTACGGGCAACCTCATCTGGTGTACCCGTCGCCGCAGCGATCCCTACACCCCGGCTAATCTCTATGCCGAGGTAGGGGTATACAAGAATCTGGGCAAGCACTGGACGCTCGAGGGCCGCTTCCACGATATGGCGAGTCAGCACTTCGGCAATCGCGCTGCCACCATCGGCTGCACGTATTATTTTTAA
- a CDS encoding NigD-like protein, giving the protein MRKIDFKKIGLAAMMLLSGLTFQSCDNDNDTDWDRVFPNALVTVKKSGDACYLQLDDNTTLLAKNLKPTIFDGKEVRALVNYSQTSENSEKYNQVIHVNWIDSILTKKPVPSLGSDTENREKYGDDMVDIVRDWVTVAEDGYLTLRFRALWGGQKVHYINLVTGVNPDNPYEVELRHNANGDPQNYWRDALVAFNLNGVVPDTEGKTVKLTIRWHSSQGYKKVDFDYCSRKPISSPKMLEGYSQEGRDIR; this is encoded by the coding sequence ATGAGAAAAATTGATTTCAAGAAGATCGGGCTGGCAGCGATGATGCTCCTGTCGGGCCTCACATTCCAGTCGTGCGATAACGATAACGATACCGATTGGGACCGCGTTTTTCCTAACGCACTGGTAACCGTGAAGAAGAGTGGCGATGCCTGCTATCTGCAGCTCGACGACAACACCACGCTGCTCGCCAAGAACCTGAAACCAACCATCTTTGACGGTAAGGAGGTTCGCGCCCTGGTCAACTACTCCCAGACCTCGGAGAACAGCGAGAAGTATAACCAGGTGATTCACGTCAACTGGATAGACAGCATCCTGACCAAGAAGCCAGTTCCTTCGCTCGGTTCTGATACCGAGAACCGCGAGAAGTATGGCGACGACATGGTCGACATCGTGCGCGACTGGGTAACGGTGGCAGAAGATGGCTATCTCACCCTCCGTTTCCGTGCTCTCTGGGGCGGTCAGAAGGTGCATTACATCAACCTCGTTACGGGTGTGAATCCAGATAATCCTTACGAGGTAGAGCTGCGCCACAATGCTAATGGCGACCCTCAGAACTACTGGCGCGATGCCCTCGTAGCGTTCAATCTGAACGGAGTCGTGCCTGATACCGAAGGCAAGACGGTGAAGCTTACCATCCGCTGGCATTCCAGCCAGGGCTACAAGAAGGTAGATTTCGACTACTGTTCGCGCAAGCCTATCAGCAGCCCGAAGATGCTCGAAGGATACAGCCAGGAAGGAAGAGATATCCGATAA
- a CDS encoding smalltalk protein produces the protein MKASTWKTILQIAISFLTAIATTLGVTSCSSL, from the coding sequence ATGAAAGCAAGTACCTGGAAAACAATTTTGCAGATTGCAATCTCCTTCCTTACAGCCATCGCTACCACCCTCGGTGTGACAAGCTGCAGCAGCCTTTAA
- a CDS encoding HU family DNA-binding protein has product MEQKGTLKYRKLQRTPQSGENAGKKKWYATAVTDREVDFEGFVSHISDHGSPYSRGTIHGVLMDALDHLQELILDGKSVRLSDLGLFSIGMTSKAEDTKEKVTAASVEGVHLIVRNTKSWSNSELRKKCKIQEYGGYTGTDEGGTSGGTSGGTEQGGGASQGGSQEGGDGLE; this is encoded by the coding sequence ATGGAACAGAAAGGAACATTGAAGTATCGTAAGTTGCAGCGTACACCACAGAGCGGCGAGAACGCTGGTAAGAAAAAGTGGTATGCCACTGCGGTAACCGACCGCGAGGTGGATTTCGAGGGATTCGTATCCCACATCTCTGACCACGGTTCGCCTTACTCCCGAGGTACTATCCACGGTGTGCTGATGGATGCACTCGACCATCTGCAGGAGTTGATTCTCGACGGTAAGAGTGTGCGTCTCTCTGACCTCGGTCTGTTCTCCATCGGTATGACTTCGAAGGCGGAGGATACCAAGGAGAAGGTAACGGCTGCCAGCGTAGAGGGTGTACACCTGATTGTGAGAAACACAAAAAGCTGGAGCAACTCTGAGCTGCGCAAGAAGTGCAAGATTCAGGAGTACGGCGGCTATACCGGCACCGACGAGGGTGGCACCTCTGGTGGTACCTCAGGCGGCACTGAACAAGGCGGCGGCGCCAGCCAGGGCGGCTCTCAGGAAGGCGGCGACGGGCTTGAATAA
- a CDS encoding DUF3791 domain-containing protein, translated as MKQENNRIQLPLEEIKLAFAASCVEGAARKLGVPYIEIYERMRKVDLINKFILPHYDTLHTESREYLIEDVIECLTNWEKKDR; from the coding sequence ATGAAACAAGAAAACAACAGAATACAATTACCCCTAGAAGAAATCAAGCTCGCATTCGCTGCTTCATGCGTTGAGGGAGCTGCAAGAAAGCTCGGGGTACCATATATTGAAATATACGAAAGAATGAGAAAGGTTGATTTAATCAACAAGTTCATTCTGCCCCACTACGATACGCTCCACACCGAAAGTCGAGAGTATCTTATAGAAGATGTCATTGAGTGTCTAACTAATTGGGAGAAGAAAGACAGATGA
- a CDS encoding DUF3990 domain-containing protein yields the protein MKITVYHGATEIIEAPLNHVGRPRLDFGQGFYVTDLKNQAIKWAKTIAEKRAAQPLLNIYTLDRDAILAEARCKIFTAYDKDWLDFIVGNRRGENPARDYDYVEGGIANDRVIDTVNLYMTGFYDAESALQQLIFHKPNNQICLLNQTLINKYLVYNGTEKI from the coding sequence ATGAAAATAACTGTTTATCATGGAGCTACAGAAATTATAGAAGCTCCACTTAATCATGTTGGAAGACCAAGGTTAGACTTTGGCCAAGGCTTCTATGTAACCGATTTAAAGAATCAGGCAATCAAATGGGCTAAAACCATAGCCGAAAAAAGAGCAGCACAACCCCTACTCAATATCTACACTCTGGATAGGGATGCTATTCTCGCAGAAGCTCGCTGCAAGATATTTACCGCATACGATAAAGACTGGCTAGACTTCATCGTGGGCAACAGACGGGGCGAAAACCCTGCCAGAGATTACGATTATGTAGAAGGAGGTATTGCTAACGACCGAGTAATCGATACCGTAAACCTATACATGACAGGTTTTTACGATGCAGAATCAGCCCTACAGCAGTTAATATTTCATAAGCCCAACAATCAGATTTGCTTACTCAATCAAACTCTCATCAATAAATACTTAGTATATAATGGAACAGAAAAAATATAA
- a CDS encoding very short patch repair endonuclease, producing the protein MSDRLTIEQRHNNMAAIRGRDTKPEILVRKFLWSHGFRYRLNHPRLPGKPDIVLRKYRTCILVNGCFWHGHEGCQYYVVPKSNTGFWMEKIRRNRERDHEVLHRLAEMGWHTIVIWECELKPAVREKTLESLAFTLNHIYLEDHHIRRYELAEEVPEMVAEPEAERREE; encoded by the coding sequence ATGTCGGACCGTTTGACCATAGAACAGCGCCATAACAATATGGCGGCAATAAGGGGCAGGGATACCAAACCGGAGATTCTTGTCAGGAAATTTCTGTGGTCGCACGGGTTCAGGTATCGGCTCAATCATCCCCGGTTGCCGGGCAAGCCGGACATCGTGCTGAGGAAATATCGTACCTGTATTCTTGTGAACGGATGCTTCTGGCACGGACATGAGGGGTGCCAATATTATGTGGTGCCGAAATCGAACACCGGGTTCTGGATGGAGAAGATAAGGAGGAACCGGGAGAGGGACCATGAGGTGCTGCACCGGCTGGCTGAAATGGGATGGCATACCATCGTGATATGGGAATGTGAACTGAAGCCGGCGGTAAGGGAGAAGACGCTGGAGTCGCTCGCCTTTACGCTGAACCATATCTATCTGGAAGATCATCATATCAGAAGATATGAATTGGCGGAAGAAGTGCCGGAAATGGTGGCGGAGCCGGAGGCGGAAAGACGAGAGGAATAG
- a CDS encoding restriction endonuclease has translation MYILFEEHQYESSAVEKILKDIYVLQDVDKKVSVQYVGYFYNPQLRDCVFILPKVLLKDDPQKKKEVLAGVTLEDGETVCPEQVLTPQEQKKLSREYRKFIYEFSVWVYRALSVFYKANPTSKAILYKHITRTGKGKRQHTNTYLDIVLSLIRFNQENRDFVLFTVKNLHRGNNKINWTKTISHSSAFMQGNGAPVYLKLVNKKRIVNYEEELFIIYYSILNYLNAEYGFQTPINIQYELITGKQFKEYLKGMGKMRLMQIKYKYFSDKALQLWDMCYAFFENSYRIAINAHAQEYILAKNFNIVFEAMIDDLIGTPHTDIPKGLADQKDGKRVDHLYTDLALTSNDAQASREVYYIGDSKYYKNGHPLTSESIYKQYTYARNVIQWNINLFLSDDTAFDDEDRKNRAKDRESFRDIHLQDIGATEGYDVIPNFFISGFVYDDHRYNAGEKNIRKHYNGNGEHCTTVSYQFPDRLFDRDTLFLSQYDVNFLYVLFLYARNKASEKAQWKRKVRDIFRNEIREVIQKNYCIYAMRAKLGVDGELYMQKHFYEMNGRVFKPYGEDREVYFAYARPIDKWTETEGQYNELKQDFIIDKCNMGKDPEKVLKPAVEQEMEQPLNSPQWLTVHYLERDLSRGILVGYYKSEEHLKWILGNNDRGSLIYNVRLKLKEDEARDGAHSAYFYEKQNIHFVILYTDGAEETGKYHVFHVKDTASKVTEERMRNTWYPMETVEGDDDGAKRNYFFFRFDEEVNIGNIDIGRLLQDMRAEHLKKFQSYVPGEPMFTTAEKLMEYRGK, from the coding sequence ATGTATATTCTATTTGAGGAACATCAGTACGAAAGCTCAGCTGTAGAGAAGATTCTGAAGGACATTTATGTGCTGCAGGATGTGGACAAGAAGGTGAGCGTGCAGTATGTGGGTTATTTCTATAATCCACAGCTGAGAGATTGTGTATTTATCCTGCCAAAGGTGCTCTTGAAGGATGATCCTCAAAAGAAAAAGGAGGTGCTGGCTGGCGTAACGCTGGAGGATGGGGAAACGGTATGCCCAGAACAGGTGTTGACGCCTCAGGAGCAGAAAAAACTGAGCCGGGAGTACCGTAAATTCATCTACGAATTCTCGGTCTGGGTATATAGGGCACTGAGCGTGTTCTATAAGGCTAATCCTACCAGCAAGGCTATCCTCTACAAACACATCACCCGAACAGGAAAGGGTAAGCGGCAGCATACGAATACTTATCTCGACATCGTTCTTTCGCTGATCAGGTTTAATCAGGAGAACCGTGACTTCGTGCTCTTTACCGTCAAGAATCTGCACCGTGGCAACAATAAGATTAACTGGACGAAAACCATCAGTCATTCTTCTGCCTTCATGCAGGGAAACGGAGCGCCTGTGTATCTGAAACTTGTCAATAAAAAGCGCATCGTGAACTATGAGGAGGAGCTGTTTATCATCTACTATAGCATTCTGAACTATCTGAATGCTGAATATGGTTTCCAAACGCCTATCAATATCCAGTATGAACTGATTACGGGTAAGCAGTTTAAGGAATATCTGAAGGGCATGGGCAAGATGAGACTCATGCAGATTAAGTATAAGTATTTTTCGGATAAGGCGCTGCAGCTCTGGGATATGTGCTATGCCTTCTTCGAGAATTCTTATCGCATCGCCATCAATGCGCATGCTCAGGAATATATTCTTGCCAAGAATTTCAATATCGTGTTCGAGGCTATGATTGACGACCTGATTGGTACGCCTCATACCGATATTCCTAAGGGACTTGCTGACCAGAAGGACGGCAAGCGGGTGGACCATCTCTATACCGACCTGGCTCTTACATCGAATGATGCGCAGGCCAGCAGAGAGGTATATTATATCGGCGACAGCAAGTATTATAAGAACGGACATCCGCTTACTTCGGAATCTATCTACAAGCAATATACTTATGCCCGGAATGTGATTCAGTGGAACATCAATCTGTTCCTCTCTGATGATACCGCCTTTGATGATGAAGACAGAAAAAACAGGGCGAAGGACAGGGAGAGCTTCAGGGATATCCATTTGCAGGATATCGGAGCTACAGAGGGGTATGACGTGATTCCTAACTTCTTTATCAGTGGTTTCGTGTATGATGATCACCGGTATAATGCAGGGGAGAAGAATATCCGCAAGCATTATAATGGTAATGGGGAGCACTGTACGACGGTTTCGTATCAGTTTCCTGACAGGCTCTTCGACCGCGATACGCTCTTCCTTTCGCAGTATGATGTCAATTTCCTTTATGTTCTTTTCCTATATGCCCGAAATAAGGCAAGCGAAAAAGCGCAGTGGAAGAGGAAGGTGAGAGATATTTTCCGCAACGAGATAAGGGAGGTGATACAGAAAAACTACTGCATCTATGCCATGAGAGCCAAACTGGGCGTTGATGGCGAGCTGTATATGCAGAAACACTTCTATGAGATGAACGGTAGGGTGTTTAAGCCTTATGGTGAGGATAGGGAGGTGTACTTTGCTTATGCCCGCCCTATAGATAAATGGACAGAGACGGAGGGGCAGTATAATGAGCTGAAGCAAGATTTCATCATCGACAAGTGTAACATGGGTAAGGACCCTGAGAAGGTGTTGAAACCGGCTGTGGAACAGGAAATGGAGCAGCCTCTGAATTCACCGCAATGGCTTACTGTGCATTATCTGGAGCGTGATTTGAGTCGTGGCATCCTGGTGGGTTATTATAAATCAGAGGAGCATCTGAAGTGGATTCTGGGCAATAACGACAGGGGTAGTCTGATTTATAATGTGCGTCTGAAATTAAAGGAAGATGAGGCACGTGATGGTGCCCATTCTGCCTATTTCTACGAAAAGCAGAATATCCATTTCGTGATTCTCTATACCGATGGTGCAGAGGAGACGGGTAAATATCACGTGTTCCACGTAAAGGATACGGCAAGTAAGGTGACAGAAGAAAGAATGCGCAATACCTGGTATCCGATGGAAACCGTAGAGGGAGACGATGATGGTGCGAAGCGAAATTACTTCTTCTTCCGTTTTGATGAGGAGGTGAATATCGGCAATATTGATATCGGCAGATTGTTGCAGGATATGAGGGCTGAGCATCTTAAGAAATTCCAAAGCTATGTTCCTGGCGAGCCTATGTTTACAACGGCAGAAAAACTGATGGAGTATAGGGGAAAGTAG